TTAATTATAGACTTTGCTGCCCCATCTAGAAGCTATAGTggaattgtttatttttatcctTTAAAAATACTTTCATATATGTAAAGAAAGAATTGTAGTAACAGACAGATTAGGGCAGATTTCCCACTCATTGACCACAGGAAGAGTCAGAGGGCTatttatgaaaaacaacaggtaGCTAGCCCAATTTTACGACACAAAAAAATGCTTAATGCTACACATTTActgttgtgtgtatttatgcataTATAACATGCTAGCAATAATTATATTTGAAGTTGAGATAAATCACTTCCGGTCCCTCTGCAACGCGCAGTTCCGGTGTAGCCGCCCGGCGGGTTTCTACAGGAAGTAACAGGACGTGAACCATCTTAACGGTGAAGTAGAAGATCTTTGGAATCGTCCAACAGTAGCCATGGCGACTGGCGTCCATAGCAACCAAACTCTACCAGGAAATCAATGTAATCTAAACAAGTGCATTCCTTTACTGTAATGTTTCAAATTGTTTAATGAGTTTGCAAACCATCGTGCTGCAACGGCGTTATCCGTAACTGATATAATAATGGGTAGAAAAAAATCTCAATTTTAAGGGAGATGGTGAAAAAATCACCAGTCGCCCTTCGTAAACAAAGCAATTTGTAATATCTAGAGGGAGACTGTGATGTTATCTGCAAAGCTTTGACTGAAAACTATCTAGATTTCAACTGTATAATACACAAGCATCACTTTTTAGCCGCTAAGTCTGACAGGTAGCTAGGCTGGAAGTGCTCTGGTCAGATTTAGGTCGGTCATCACTTATTAATGAACTTACATGGTAGTCTTTGTGCCAGCTTTCGAGCTTGTCCTGTAAGACGCCGAAGGAGGATGTGTTGGTCAATCTCCTCAGAGAGGCGGCCATGTCCGTCCACAATAAAGAGCCTAACAGGTATTAAACGCCCCCGGAGGAGTGCGAGGAGCCGGGAGTGCAGTAAAAATTCCTGTCCCGGCGGCTTTCTCCACCCACCACACAAATGCCAAGCACCGCCTCGGTTGTGGCAACCAACGTGAGGAGACGCGCCGACAACCAAAGCGCACAGTGTTTTAAATAATAACTGTTGGCGGATGAAGCACGTCCTGCCTCTGCGTCTCCTCTGCACGTTCTGCTCGCCACTGGTGTAAACACGATTGTAATGTCATCCTGTCAAACGACACCAAAGGCCACAGAGTAAACCCTGTGGCTCAGTAACACACATATCCTGATGTTTCCGGCCGAGTGAGCTGTGCTGGATCCAATCCGATTATAATACAGCATGCCGTACAAAATGGATTTACACGTGCAGCGAGTGTTTGTCAGATCATAAGCACATTTAAAACCAAGCAGGCCTACTCTAAGTGAGCAATATTATCTTAAAACCAAGACCAAGGAGCAGACTGTtactgataagataagataagataagataagataagataagataagataagataagataagatactcAGCAACCCTACTGTGGAGATATGTAGTATAATGTAACATGCTGATGCCCATTTACCttgtcatttttatatttaatatcgtacaacaataataataagaagaatgaTAGTgctgaattgaaaaaaaaagctaaattactCATTGGTGAGCAGTCTACAGCGTAACATTTGCATATTACTgccaaataaaatgttaaaattagaATTAGGTTAAATGAATATATtatatgtttaatattttatattatattttatcatttcatccATACGCAGTCCAAGCCTCATGCATTACCACAACACAACTCAAGTTTTGCTGTTAATCTGGTGCGATCCGTGATTGCTGTAACAGAGAGAATTTCATATAAATTAGACACAACACCGAGTCATTGCCCTCAGGACACTAATGTCtaataaacaacacattttgctttgcaGCAGAGTGCATCAGTAAAGTCGGGAGTCAGATGTTCTAAGTACACTTTGAGTtaactgtgaaaatattcctgtttaatcattgttttgtttcgttttttgttttttgttttttataccAAATACTGCTTAGCTGTTTTTGTTAATTAATAAGGAGAGCTTTAGCTGTATGGCCCGCTTAGAAGTTAACCTATGGAAAGTATGAATGGAcatgtttttctattttaagATCCGACTGTCATTGGCTGGTTAAACTTGGAATGAACCATTTTTTAACATGATAAACGTCCATTTTTTTAGCTCGCTCTGTGCAAATAAAATGCGCTTTATTCTCGTTCGTATTAACTTGACTGTCTTATTCATAATTTAGTATCCTCCAGTCAATAGCTTGTAACTTAACCAGTTTTTCATCTTCTTGAAAAGTGGTATGTCCCTGTCGCTCGGcgagcaggagagggagggtcAACATGGCGTCCGAACAGGTCCGTTATCTtctgtatttgttgttattCTCGCATTTTATTCCGTTTTCTGCTCAGGTGTTTGTTAAGAGGGCAACAATATGCATTACCAGCTAACCTGGTGTAATGAATATAAATGTCCTGGGCTCTGTTGTTGGCCCGAATGAACACTGGCCTTCGCTTCGTTATTATAGCTAGCGTTATGTGGAAATAATAATGCTATTATTATAGCAGATCTGCTGTTCGACAGCAACGTAATTTTGCTAATATATATAGAGCATATACGCTGTATTTAAATGAGACAGCCgggtttatttctgttttacagctAAAATGAgctcagtttatttttagtcaTGGCTACAGACAGGCAGGCATTTAACTGAGATGCATTCCAACGCAGCGCCAGCACAAGAGACACCGGGAACTAACACCTAACGTTTCATATCTCTGTTGACAGTAAATGTAgattaatgtacagtatattaccTCCATATGTAAAATTACTCTGATTTTGAGGAGAGTATCTAAGTATGGAGGAGGAAATTTGACTTGAGCAACTCCAGTCTGTCTATATAAAGGGTGTAATCAGCCTATGAGTATTTTAGATGACTTTAAATTAATCACTGATTGCTTATGGTACTTCTCTCTGCAAAAAGTCTAAATTTTAGTCAGACATTTACTCAGAGATTGTTTTGCCTTCCAGGAGAGCTCCAATGGGCCTGTGAAGAAGTCCATGCGAGAGAAGGCAATAGAAAGACGCAATATCAACAAGGAGCACAACAGTAACTTCAAAGCTGGCTATGTGCCCATAGAAGAAGAACGGCTTCATAAGACGGGGCTGAGGGGACGCAAGGGAAACATGGCGGTTTGCATtgttgtcctcctcttcctcctcgcctTAATCAACCTCATTGTGAGTACTACAAGCCTGCGTACTTGTCCATCTGACAGATCCAGCTCCAAAACGTTGTTGCATGAATCTTGAATAGTGGTCTTTTAAAATCTACGACCACTCTCCTGTCCTTCAGATCACTCTGGTAATCTGGACAGTGATCCGTATCGGTCCCAATGGGTGCGACAGTATGGAGTTCCATCAGTCTGGCCTGCTGCGCTTCAAACAGAAGGCGGACATGGGCATCGTTCATCCACTGCACAAGAGCACAGTCGGAGGCCGTAAGGACCAGGACTTGGTCCTTGTCGGCAACAATAACCCGGTGAGAAACACAGCATCCATACAGGgcatttaaaaaacactaaaaatgactaaatgtgtGCACGCTTTTAGAACTCTTCTCTTTACTTTATGTTGTTCCAGGTTGTGTTCCAGCAAGGCACTACTAAGCTGAGTGTTGAGAAGGACAAGACCTCAGTCGTCAGTGATGTCGGCATATCTTTCACAGACCCTCGCACACAGACCACGTTCTTCAGCACAGATTTTGAAAACCACGAGTTCCATTTGCCCAAAGGAGTCAAAGTTCTCAGTGTTAAGAAGGCTTCCACAGAAAGGGTGTGTAGAACACTAAAGACGTTTGATATCTGTAAGAAAAAGTAATCCATGTATGCACACACTAACCCATAATGGTAAAGCAAAAATTttgcaaatgcacaaataaagtATTAAGAGTTCAGACTTCCAGACAGTTCTGAACTATCCTCAGGATAAGTATTTAAATGTGCCTGAGTTGCCCAGCTTAAGCTGAAATTAGAAATGTGAATGTTTGAAGATGTTTGCAGTTCACCACTGCTCCCTGGCCAGTCTGACAGACcccaagaaagaaagaaagagaagcaggTGCAAATCCAACAACAATCAACAGAGGTGTTTTTACACTGATAGAAAATAGAGGCCTGAATGTGAATATTGGGTGGTGTGTAATGATaaaatttatttttacattaagtTTATAACATACACATTTGTGGATTGGAGTCTAAATACGTTGTAGGCCTCTgtatatgttgtttgttgtgctgGCAGATCTCATGTTTTTATCTCTGATTGTAGATCACCAGTAGTGCAGCTTCTGACCTGAACATTAAAGGCGACAGCAAGGCCATCATTCGCGGAAACGAGGGCGTCAACATCATGGGCCGCACTGTGGAGTTCAAAATGGGTGGAGGTATCGAGCTCAGGGCTGTAAGTATgaaaatgcagcaacatgtccTGTTAATGTGACTTGATGTGTTACACGGGGGTTGAGGAGTGCATGTTTTCCCACTTTGGTACAAAATCCTTCAAAATTTTGTCTCTTCCAGGTTTTACAGACTCTTGCATGAATACAGTTtaaggatggatggatgatggatgatttTCTCTTTGCAGGAGAACAGCATCGTCCTCAATGGATCAGTCATGTTCAATGCCACACGCATCCCTAATTCTGCGGGAGATGTGTATTTCGATGAAGGTCTGGAGAGGTACaagctctgcatgtgtgcagatgGGACTCTGTTCCGTGTGCAGGTGAAGTATCCCAACATGGGCTGCCAGACTTCAGATAACCCATGTAGAAAAGCTCACTAGGAGACTTGACTGGAATCTGCTGTTATATCCTCCTACAATCTGTCACTGCTGAAGTACAGTAGAGCATTGTTTAGGCCATTCATCATTACTTGCACATAATAATACCTCTACAGCTGACCTGACTAATTCTGTGTTCCTCACATTGTTTGGAGTTGTATTACAGATCATTGCCACTTGGCCAAAGATATTATCAGATTTGTAAGTgcttaaatatttttattgttctgCAGGTTGCCAACCTTATCTAAAATGTCTAATGCTATATCAGTGCATAACACTCCAATATTTAACATTAAACTGTGGTTTGCATTGCCCATTGATACGAATTAAAAGGTACAGTATCTACTTCCTGCCTTACCGTCCAGTATTACCGATTTCTAAACCTTGTAGAGGGGTTTTGAAAGATTTATTTGCTGTTCATTGTTTctggcagctgtgtttgttgttttctttattatattCACTGAGACACTACATGACTATAATGATTTGTGTATTATTGAATTTGGGGAGTATAAAACATAAGATCCATTTTAAGCCATCCAGCAATGCTAAAGCAGAGTAGGTCACTTTCTGCACACCATGGACTGTCTATCATGCACGTGCCAATGGATTTACAAGGGATGATgtagtatataatatatatgtaatattctAATTTTGTTGCAAAATCTTTTTTACAGCGAAATGATAATattgaaaaacagaagaagactgTGTGCACTAAGTTATGATGCAGATTAATGCAAATCTCTTTAAATGTTCATGAATGTCAGGAAAGTTTAAATCATCCGTAACTTGGATTGAAGCCTATATTGAGCGGTTTGAATTTTGTGCAATATTGTATCAGAGATTTGACTTTCGTTTTGCTTTGGAttgtcttgtctgttttgtaACAGTGCTGATGTGAGAAATGTCACAAAGTACCATGAAGCCCGCTGTGAGAGTGTTTTTGATCAGCTAAATGAAATCAGCCTTATTTGAAATACTGTCCAACACTTCATTGCCATCTTTGTTTCAATAAAGAAACATGTTGCTATGTGAAACTTCTTGTGTTTGACCTCAGTAAATGTCTCAAGTGTTTACATGGTTATTTAAAACCATAAAATAAGACTGCCTTGTTATGCTGTTTTATTACCTAATAGAATGTGCAGCTGGGGCACGGTTCTCCTTGCCATAAACTTTCAGGATCGCAGTTATCTATCATACAGCAGGAGGAAAACACTAACAGTAAGACATTAACTAGACATGTAAATGATTGAATGAATCTCTGAATAGCATCTTTGGGAAGGTGCATGTTAAGCTAGACGCAGCAAAATAGTCTTCAGACTTTGCTCAGAGCTGCTCGAGACAACATTAATACACCGAAAGCGCTCTGAGTGTGAAAAGACAGTCACAAGATTT
This DNA window, taken from Chelmon rostratus isolate fCheRos1 chromosome 4, fCheRos1.pri, whole genome shotgun sequence, encodes the following:
- the sgcb gene encoding beta-sarcoglycan, whose product is MASEQESSNGPVKKSMREKAIERRNINKEHNSNFKAGYVPIEEERLHKTGLRGRKGNMAVCIVVLLFLLALINLIITLVIWTVIRIGPNGCDSMEFHQSGLLRFKQKADMGIVHPLHKSTVGGRKDQDLVLVGNNNPVVFQQGTTKLSVEKDKTSVVSDVGISFTDPRTQTTFFSTDFENHEFHLPKGVKVLSVKKASTERITSSAASDLNIKGDSKAIIRGNEGVNIMGRTVEFKMGGGIELRAENSIVLNGSVMFNATRIPNSAGDVYFDEGLERYKLCMCADGTLFRVQVKYPNMGCQTSDNPCRKAH